In Camelina sativa cultivar DH55 chromosome 16, Cs, whole genome shotgun sequence, a single window of DNA contains:
- the LOC104750882 gene encoding serine/threonine-protein kinase BLUS1-like isoform X1 has translation MAGLSSSSTKRFPLYAKDYELFEEVGEGVSATVFRARCIALNEIVAVKILDLEKCRNDLETIRKEVHIMNLIDHPNLLKAHCSFIDSSSLWIVMPYMSGGSCFHLMKSVFPDGLEQPIIATLLREVLKALVYLHRQGHIHRDVKAGNILIHSRGVVKLGDFGVSACMFDSGDRMRTRNTFVGTPCWMAPEVMQQVNGYDFKADIWSFGITALELAHGHAPFSKYPPMKVLLMTLQNAPPRLDYERDKKFSKSFRELIAACLVKDPKKRPTSAKLLKHPFFKHARSTDYLSRKILNGLSPLGERFKKLKEAEAELFKGLNGDKEQLSQHEYMRGISAWNFDLEDLKRQASLIPNDEMCDSEIQELNTNGDVRLDVPKGNTVVQRSQTMPLEYFSETLGTAEKLVSEEAHLLEPLADTTKQVKKTGLEPEKPKNGYTVSPVNRTPCAATEILPLLKSLLVQNDIQREKVIRLIRYFDGSAETGNPIPKTERVQIYPSKEKDLQSQVQFLEQSVEKLVDEVQRRKEINSQLEQQISSLINSNSNSIP, from the exons ATGGCTggtttatcatcatcatcaacgaaGAGGTTTCCTCTTTACGCTAAAGATTACGAGTTGTTTGAAGAAGTAGGCGAAGGTGTTAGTGCTACTGTCTTCAGAGCTCGTTGCATTGCTCTCAACGAGATTGTTGCTGTTAAGATATTAGATCTCGAAAAATGCAGAAACGATTTG GAAACAATACGCAAGGAAGTTCATATAATGAACTTGATTGATCATCCGAATTTGTTGAAAGCGCATTGTTCGTTTATAGACAGTAGTAGTTTGTGGATTGTGATGCCTTATATGTCTGGTGGTTCTTGTTTTCATTTGATGAAATCTGTTTTTCCGGATGGTCTTGAGCAACCTATCATTGCTACTTTGCTTAGGGAAGTGCTTAAAGCGCTTGTTTATCTTCATCGACAAGGTCATATCCATAGAGATGTTAAG GCTGGGAACATATTGATTCACTCAAGAGGTGTAGTGAaacttggagattttggagtttcAGCATGTATGTTTGATAGTGGGGATAGGATGCGTACAAGGAATACATTTGTTGGAACTCCTTGTTG GATGGCACCTGAGGTTATGCAGCAAGTAAACGGTTATGATTTCAA AGCGGACATATGGTCGTTTGGCATAACTGCATTGGAGCTTGCTCATGGTCATGCTCCATTTTCCAAATATCCACCTATGAAG GTGTTATTGATGACTTTACAAAATGCTCCTCCTCGTCTTGACTATGAAAGAGATAAGAAATTCTCAAAG TCATTTAGAGAGTTAATCGCAGCTTGCTTAGTTAAAGATCCAAAAAAGCGTCCAACCTCAGCTAAACTTCTGAAACACCCTTTCTTCAAACATGCTCGGTCTACAGATTACTTGTCTCGTAAAATTCTTAATGGTCTTTCTCCTCTTGGTGAACGTTTTAAAAAGCTCAAG GAGGCAGAGGCTGAGTTGTTTAAAGGCTTAAACGGTGACAAAGAACAGTTATCCCAG CATGAGTATATGCGAGGAATTAGTGCTTGGAATTTTGATCTCGAAGACTTGAAGAGGCAAGCATCACTT ATTCCAAATGATGAAATGTGCGATTCAGAGATTCAGGAACTGAACACGAATGGGGATGTCCGGCTTGATGTACCAAAAGGAAACACAGTGGTACAAAGGTCACAGACTATGCCTTTGGAATATTTCTCAGAAACG TTAGGAACTGCGGAGAAGCTCGTTTCTGAAGAGGCACATCTACTAGAACCATTAGCGGATACTACAAAGCAAGTGAAAAAAACAGGACTTGAGCCG gagaaaccaaaaaatgGATACACTGTTAGTCCTGTGAACAGAACACCTTGCGCAGCAACGGAAATCCTCCCATTGTTAAAGAGTCTCCTGGTTCAGAATGACATTCAGAGA GAGAAAGTAATCAGAttaattagatattttgatGGAAGTGCAG AAACTGGAAATCCAATCCCCAAAACCGAACGAGTGCAGATATATCCATCAAAGGAGAAAGATCTGCAATCTCAGGTTCAGTTTTTGGAGCAAAG TGTTGAGAAGCTCGTAGATGAAGttcagagaagaaaagaaataaatagtCAG CTAGAACAACAGATCAGCTCTCTAAtaaacagcaacagcaacagcattCCTTAA
- the LOC104750882 gene encoding serine/threonine-protein kinase fray2-like isoform X2 has product MAGLSSSSTKRFPLYAKDYELFEEVGEGVSATVFRARCIALNEIVAVKILDLEKCRNDLETIRKEVHIMNLIDHPNLLKAHCSFIDSSSLWIVMPYMSGGSCFHLMKSVFPDGLEQPIIATLLREVLKALVYLHRQGHIHRDVKAGNILIHSRGVVKLGDFGVSACMFDSGDRMRTRNTFVGTPCWMAPEVMQQVNGYDFKADIWSFGITALELAHGHAPFSKYPPMKVLLMTLQNAPPRLDYERDKKFSKSFRELIAACLVKDPKKRPTSAKLLKHPFFKHARSTDYLSRKILNGLSPLGERFKKLKEAEAELFKGLNGDKEQLSQHEYMRGISAWNFDLEDLKRQASLIPNDEMCDSEIQELNTNGDVRLDVPKGNTVVQRSQTMPLEYFSETLGTAEKLVSEEAHLLEPLADTTKQVKKTGLEPEKVIRLIRYFDGSAETGNPIPKTERVQIYPSKEKDLQSQVQFLEQSVEKLVDEVQRRKEINSQLEQQISSLINSNSNSIP; this is encoded by the exons ATGGCTggtttatcatcatcatcaacgaaGAGGTTTCCTCTTTACGCTAAAGATTACGAGTTGTTTGAAGAAGTAGGCGAAGGTGTTAGTGCTACTGTCTTCAGAGCTCGTTGCATTGCTCTCAACGAGATTGTTGCTGTTAAGATATTAGATCTCGAAAAATGCAGAAACGATTTG GAAACAATACGCAAGGAAGTTCATATAATGAACTTGATTGATCATCCGAATTTGTTGAAAGCGCATTGTTCGTTTATAGACAGTAGTAGTTTGTGGATTGTGATGCCTTATATGTCTGGTGGTTCTTGTTTTCATTTGATGAAATCTGTTTTTCCGGATGGTCTTGAGCAACCTATCATTGCTACTTTGCTTAGGGAAGTGCTTAAAGCGCTTGTTTATCTTCATCGACAAGGTCATATCCATAGAGATGTTAAG GCTGGGAACATATTGATTCACTCAAGAGGTGTAGTGAaacttggagattttggagtttcAGCATGTATGTTTGATAGTGGGGATAGGATGCGTACAAGGAATACATTTGTTGGAACTCCTTGTTG GATGGCACCTGAGGTTATGCAGCAAGTAAACGGTTATGATTTCAA AGCGGACATATGGTCGTTTGGCATAACTGCATTGGAGCTTGCTCATGGTCATGCTCCATTTTCCAAATATCCACCTATGAAG GTGTTATTGATGACTTTACAAAATGCTCCTCCTCGTCTTGACTATGAAAGAGATAAGAAATTCTCAAAG TCATTTAGAGAGTTAATCGCAGCTTGCTTAGTTAAAGATCCAAAAAAGCGTCCAACCTCAGCTAAACTTCTGAAACACCCTTTCTTCAAACATGCTCGGTCTACAGATTACTTGTCTCGTAAAATTCTTAATGGTCTTTCTCCTCTTGGTGAACGTTTTAAAAAGCTCAAG GAGGCAGAGGCTGAGTTGTTTAAAGGCTTAAACGGTGACAAAGAACAGTTATCCCAG CATGAGTATATGCGAGGAATTAGTGCTTGGAATTTTGATCTCGAAGACTTGAAGAGGCAAGCATCACTT ATTCCAAATGATGAAATGTGCGATTCAGAGATTCAGGAACTGAACACGAATGGGGATGTCCGGCTTGATGTACCAAAAGGAAACACAGTGGTACAAAGGTCACAGACTATGCCTTTGGAATATTTCTCAGAAACG TTAGGAACTGCGGAGAAGCTCGTTTCTGAAGAGGCACATCTACTAGAACCATTAGCGGATACTACAAAGCAAGTGAAAAAAACAGGACTTGAGCCG GAGAAAGTAATCAGAttaattagatattttgatGGAAGTGCAG AAACTGGAAATCCAATCCCCAAAACCGAACGAGTGCAGATATATCCATCAAAGGAGAAAGATCTGCAATCTCAGGTTCAGTTTTTGGAGCAAAG TGTTGAGAAGCTCGTAGATGAAGttcagagaagaaaagaaataaatagtCAG CTAGAACAACAGATCAGCTCTCTAAtaaacagcaacagcaacagcattCCTTAA
- the LOC104750880 gene encoding probable inactive poly [ADP-ribose] polymerase SRO3 — MAAQVEIEDQESVTKSDNDGEIFNPVVSDSRPSSTPNFSGGDNNDSTILLREDTLEHDLIKNCFISGMGSFSNETTIVSVRKNSTERRITTKAKFSVFKVFTEAVTRKNEGDANVKYGWYSGSKEEIDRIVAYGFSNKEIDKFDNDAGSHGVGIHLVHHRYSLVAALVGEGDEEGVKHVLLCRVILGKPEVIVAGSKQSCPSSYQFDSGVDNLENPRKYVIWSSTMNSYILPSYIVSFKSPRLRGLIGRARSPCVSFSVLMSILSKSLDQPRMNLILTTYDDFRKRKLGREQLVKKMREVVGDHLLFKILKNQRR; from the exons atGGCGGCACAAGTGGAGATCGAGGATCAAGAATCCGTAACGAAATCAGATAACGACGGCGAAATCTTCAACCCCGTCGTCTCCGATTCTAGACCATCATCAACACCTAACTTCTCCGGCGGGGATAATAACGATTCAACGATCCTTCTACGTGAAGACACCTTAGAGCACGATCTGATCAAGAACTGTTTCATCTCAGGAATGGGTTCTTTCTCCAACGAAACAACGATCGTCTCCGTGCGCAAGAACTCGACAGAGAGGAGAATCACAACGAAAGCCAAGTTCTCCGTGTTCAAAGTTTTCACCGAAGCTGTGACTAGGAAGAACGAAGGTGACGCGAACGTTAAGTACGGATGGTACTCTGGTTCTAAAGAAGAGATCGATCGTATCGTTGCGTATGGGTTTAGTAATAAAGAGATCGACAAGTTTGATAACGACGCTGGGTCTCACGGTGTTGGGATTCATCTTGTTCATCATAGATACTCTCTTGTTGc GGCTTTAGTTGGTGAAGGTGATGAAGAAGGTGTAAAGCATGTTCTATTATGCCGTGTGATTCTTGGTAAACCTGAGGTGATTGTGGCTGGTTCTAAGCAGTCTTGCCCAAGTTCGTACCAGTTTGATTCTGGTGTTGATAATCTTGAGAATCCGAGGAAGTATGTGATTTGGAGCTCTACTATGAATTCTTACATTCTTCCGTCTTATATCGTTAGTTTCAAGTCTCCTCGCCTGAGAG GTCTAATTGGAAGAGCAAGGTCACCGTGTGTTAGCTTCTCTGTTCTTATGTCTATACTTTCAAAGTCACTAGACCAACCAAGAATGAACTTGATCTTGACAACTTATGATGATTTTAGG aAACGGAAGCTGGGAAGAGAGCAGCTGGTTAAAAAGATGAGGGAAGTGGTTGGAGACCATCTTCTTTTCAAGATTCTCAAGAATCAGAGGcgttag
- the LOC104750883 gene encoding proline-rich receptor-like protein kinase PERK13 yields the protein MSDSPSSSPPAPSADSAPPPDNSTGGSAPPPADSAPPPSPPADSSPPPAVSSPPPADTSPSPPPPADSSPPPADTSPPPADPSPPPSSPPPPPPTDAPPPLPTVFSPPPPKDSPPPESPPPPEVFESPPPPPNEEDSPPAPPPPEQVPPPASSPKGGPKKPKKHSPGPKQSPSTPTKSPSAPPKSPSAPTKSPSAPPKSPSAPAISPPAPPNAPPRNTSSHALPPKSTAAGGPRGVPSSGISVPPPPNSGGGGYQGKTMVGFAVAGFAVIALMAVVFLVRRKKKRNIDAYSDSQYLPPSNFSIKSDGFLYGQNPTKGYSGPGGYNTQQQSSSGNSFGSQRGGGGGGYTRSGSAPDSAVMGSGQTHFTYEELMDITEGFAKQNILGEGGFGCVYKGKLNDGKLVAVKQLKVGSGQGDREFKAEVEIISRVHHRHLVSLVGYCISDSERLLIYEYVPNQTLEHHLHGKGRPVLEWARRVRIAIGSAKGLAYLHEDCHPKIIHRDIKSANILLDDEFEAQVADFGLAKLNDSTQTHVSTRVMGTFGYLAPEYAQSGKLTDRSDVFSFGVVLLELITGRKPVDQYQPLGEESLVEWARPLLHKAIETGDFSELVDRRLEKHYVENEVFRMIETAAACVRHSGPKRPRMVQVVRALDSEGDMGDISNGIKVGQSSAYDSGQYNHDTMKFRKMAFGFDDSSDSGMYSGDYSVQGSRKGSNGASSEFTRTESENRNFNNRRF from the exons atgtcgGACTCGccgtcttcttctccacctGCACCGTCTGCTGATTCCGCTCCTCCTCCGGATAACTCAACCGGCGGATCCGCCCCGCCACCTGCTGATTCAGCACCACCTCCTAGTCCGCCGGCTGATTCATCTCCGCCTCCAGCTGTTTCATCCCCTCCGCCGGCCGAtacttctccttctcctccgcCGCCGGCTGATTCATCTCCGCCTCCAGCTGATACATCTCCTCCGCCGGCTGATCCATCTCCTCCGCCAAGTTCTCCACCTCCACCCCCACCGACAGATGCTCCGCCGCCTCTTCCCACCGTGTTCTCTCCACCTCCACCGAAAGACTCACCGCCGCCGGAGTCCCCTCCACCTCCGGAAGTGTTTGAATCACCACCGCCTCCGCCTAATGAAGAAGACAGCCCCCCTGCTCCTCCGCCTCCTGAACAAGTACCTCCTCCAGCGTCATCACCGAAGGGCGGACCCAAGAAACCTAAAAAACACTCACCGGGACCTAAACAGTCTCCTTCAACACCTACAAAGTCTCCTTCAGCACCTCCCAAATCTCCTTCAGCACCTACAAAGTCTCCTTCAGCACCTCCCAAATCTCCTTCAGCACCTGCCATATCGCCTCCTGCTCCTCCTAACGCTCCACCGCGTAATACCTCCTCTCACGCATTACCACCTAAGTCTACCGCTGCTGGTGGACCGCGTGGAGTCCCCAGCAGCGGAATCTCTGTCCCGCCACCTCCAAATAGCGGTGGCGGCGGCTATCAAGGGAAGACTATGGTCGGTTTTGCAGTAGCCGGTTTCGCAGTCATTGCCTTGATGGCAGTTGTGTTTTTAgtcagaagaaagaagaagcgaAACATTGATGCTTACAGTGACTCACAGTACTTGCCTCCTTCAAACTTCTCCATCAAGTCAG ATGGATTCTTATACGGTCAAAACCCTACAAAGGGATACTCTGGTCCTGGTGGTTACAATACACAACAACAATCCAGTTCCGGGAACAGCTTTGGCAGccaaagaggaggaggaggtggaggttATACACGGTCAGGGAGTGCACCTGATTCAGCTGTGATGGGAAGTGGTCAAACGCATTTCACTTATGAAGAACTAATGGACATAACTGAAGGATTTGCTAAGCAGAACATACTTGGAGAAGGAGGTTTTGGTTGTGTCTACAAAGGTAAACTAAATGATGGGAAACTAGTTGCTGTTAAGCAGCTTAAGGTTGGTAGTGGACAAGGTGATCGTGAGTTTAAAGCAGAGGTTGAGATCATTAGCCGTGTTCATCATCGCCATTTGGTTTCTCTGGTTGGTTACTGCATTTCGGATTCAGAGAGATTGCTTATCTATGAGTATGTTCCTAACCAAACCTTGGAGCATCATTTGCATG GGAAGGGAAGGCCAGTTCTTGAATGGGCTAGGAGAGTCAGAATCGCTATAGGTTCTGCCAAAGGTTTGGCCTATTTGCATGAAGACT GTCACCCAAAAATCATTCACAGGGACATAAAGTCTGCAAACATCTTGCTGGACGATGAGTTTGAAGCTCAG GTTGCTGACTTTGGGCTTGCCAAACTCAATGATTCAACACAAACCCATGTATCAACTCGTGTTATGGGAACCTTTGG GTACCTGGCACCAGAATATGCACAAAGCGGAAAGCTGACTGATAGATCAGATGTTTTCTCGTTTGGGGTTGTTCTCTTAGAGCTTATAACAGGACGCAAACCAGTTGACCAGTACCAGCCTCTGGGAGAAGAGAGCTTGGTTGAATGG GCTCGCCCACTGCTTCACAAAGCCATTGAGACCGGCGATTTCAGCGAACTAGTTGATAGACGGCTCGAAAAGCATTACGTGGAGAATGAGGTTTTCAGAATGATTGAAACGGCTGCTGCTTGTGTTAGGCATTCTGGTCCAAAACGTCCACGCATGGTTCAG GTTGTGAGAGCACTGGATAGTGAAGGAGACATGGGAGATATCAGCAACGGAATCAAAGTGGGACAAAGCAGTGCTTATGACTCTGGTCAGTATAACCATGATACTATGAAGTTCAGGAAAATGGCGTTTGGTTTTGACGACAGCTCAGATTCCGGCATGTACAGTGGAGACTACTCTGTCCAAGGCTCCCGGAAAGGATCCAACGGAGCCTCCTCTGAGTTCACAAGGACTGAATCCGAGAACCGAAACTTCAATAACCGACGGTTCTGA
- the LOC104750884 gene encoding uncharacterized protein LOC104750884, with product MGDQPQEIQQPLYVYPSSSSSSSSSYTPSPPTPSSTSRGSFGTVFIVLAAILILAALACVFGRLCNRGGKQQKDKNNNKNSKHEKPSSKKSREIRPVEREPRERGDVEFGFEMKRPGPMGKPSGRNGGDIEFGFDNKRGGGGGGGGGGKRGKRPPPVIY from the coding sequence atgggagatcAACCACAAGAGATTCAGCAGCCTCTTTATGTGtatccgtcttcttcttcttcatcttcttcctcttatacCCCGTCCCCGCCTACACCCTCTAGTACTTCACGTGGCTCGTTCGGTACAGTGTTCATTGTTCTAGCAGCGATCCTTATCTTAGCAGCACTGGCTTGTGTGTTTGGAAGGCTATGCAACCGCGGTGGAAAGCAacagaaagacaaaaacaacaacaaaaattccaAGCATGAGAAACCGTCGTCAAAGAAGAGCCGTGAGATCAGACCTGTGGAGCGTGAACCGAGAGAAAGAGGTGATGTGGAGTTTGGGTTCGAAATGAAGCGGCCTGGTCCAATGGGGAAACCCTCTGGTCGAAACGGAGGGGACATTGAGTTTGGGTTTGATAACAAgagaggaggaggtggaggaggaggaggaggaggaaaaagAGGGAAAAGACCACCTCCAGTTATATATTAA
- the LOC104750885 gene encoding uncharacterized protein LOC104750885: protein MGNPGPDTERNKNNVVTSVFDPAISRFVGFSQKLQTCLKSQLKNLKADKHGIGSSWRQDKESSSSSMQIDLEKQLGIWRENPSWTDQIPVIKVSIPKGSLCNLKAEVNVGLPPDAVYNIVIDPDNRRVFKNIKEVMSRKVLVDEGFRQVVEVEQAALWRFLWWSGTISVHVLVDQNRADHSMKFKQVKSGFMKRFEGSWQVKPLFVDEHMCDRLKPKTLDEYNRCTGCKGRIGSKVTLDQLIQPAIVPPPPISWYLRGITAKTTEMLIYDLLAETTRIRAAGEMEDGHSPDEQRIGTSGGIKERWATHRRTSRRRRNDLS from the exons ATGGGCAATCCAGGTCCAGACACCGAGAGAAACAAGAATAATGTGGTCACAAGTGTGTTTGATCCTGCAATCTCTAGATTCGTTGGGTTTTCTCAGAAGCTCCAAACCTGTCTTAAG TCCCAGCTGAAGAATTTGAAAGCTGATAAGCATGGGATTGGTTCTTCATGGAGGCAAGATAAAGAAAGCTCATCGAGCTCGATGCAAATTGATTTGGAGAAACAGTTAGGTATTTGGAGAGAAAACCCTTCGTGGACTGATCAGATACCAGTCATTAAG GTGAGTATTCCAAAAGGGTCGCTTTGCAATCTCAAAGCCGAGGTGAATGTTGGTTTACCTCCTGATGCAGTCTATAACATTGTGATTGACCCTGACAACAGAAGAGTCTTCAAGAATATCAAG GAGGTTATGTCGCGGAAAGTATTGGTAGATGAAGGGTTCAGGCAAGTGGTGGAAGTAGAACAAGCAGCTTTGTGGAGATTTCTCTGGTGGTCAGGGACGATCTCAGTTCATGTCTTGGTGGATCAGAACCGGGCAGATCACTCT ATGAAATTCAAGCAAGTGAAGAGTGGATTCATGAAGAGATTTGAAGGAAGCTGGCAAGTTAAGCCTTTGTTTGTGGACGAACATATGTGTGATCGTTTGAAACCGAAAACGTTGGATGAGTATAACCGGTGCACTGGATGCAAAGGGAGGATCGGATCTAAAGTGACACTAGACCAGCTAATACAACCAGCGATTGTTCCACCTCCACCTATTTCTTGGTATCTCAGAGGAATCACGGCCAAGACGACAGAGATGCTCATCTATGACTTATTGGCTGAGACCACCAGGATCCGTGCAGCTGGAGAAATGGAGGATGGTCACTCACCGGATGAGCAACGGATTGGGACATCTGGGGGTATAAAGGAAAGATGGGCAACACATAGAAGAACATCAAGGAGACGCCGGAATGACTTGTCTTAA
- the LOC104750886 gene encoding ADP-ribosylation factor 2-B, whose protein sequence is MGLSFAKLFSRLFAKKEMRILMVGLDAAGKTTILYKLKLGEIVTTIPTIGFNVETVEYKNISFTVWDVGGQDKIRPLWRHYFQNTQGLIFVVDSNDRDRVVEARDELHRMLNEDELRDAVLLVFANKQDLPNAMNAAEITDKLGLHSLRQRHWYIQSTCATSGEGLYEGLDWLSNNIAGKA, encoded by the exons ATGGGGTTGAGTTTCGCCAAGCTGTTTAGCAGGCTTTTTGCCAAGAAGGAGATGCGAATTCTGATGGTTGGTCTCGATGCTGCTGGTAAGACCACAATCTTGTACAAGCTCAAGCTTGGAGAGATTGTCACCACCATCCCTACTATTG GTTTCAATGTGGAAACTGTGGAATACAAGAACATCAGTTTCACCGTGTGGGATGTCGGGGGTCAGGACAAG atcCGTCCATTGTGGAGGCACTACTTCCAGAACACTCAGGGTCTCATCTTTGTTGTTGATAGCAACGACAGAGACAGAGTTGTTGAGGCTAGAGATGAACTCCACAGGATGCTGAATGAG GACGAGCTGCGTGATGCTGTGTTGCTTGTGTTTGCTAACAAGCAAGATCTTCCAAATGCGATGAACGCTGCTGAAATCACAGATAAGCTTGGCCTGCACTCCCTCCGTCAGCGCCATTG GTACATTCAGAGCACCTGCGCCACTTCAGGTGAAGGGCTGTACGAAGGTCTGGACTGGCTCTCCAACAACATCGCCGGCAAG GCATGA